One window of Dermacentor albipictus isolate Rhodes 1998 colony chromosome 9, USDA_Dalb.pri_finalv2, whole genome shotgun sequence genomic DNA carries:
- the LOC135912748 gene encoding gamma-glutamylcyclotransferase-like isoform X2: MRVFRKILARTVQRVIKYGGLPVAVCMAVSQTPAHSATHASMTSSAGKTRSPDDILYFAYGSNMWSHRMHICNPTAKFFDTAVLEGYYVGFVDYFKSWQGAAAILKKNAERTTHGVLWTLPKGDIHNLDRQEREYEAADVTVKLPLGDKVVCRTYFYLPSRPGKEDMPSLLYKAVIVAGAIEHKLPDSYVQELMKNPDNGKTQGSNIGVDIDKLRSCVNGYLTL, from the exons ATGCGAGTCTTCCgcaaaattttagcaagaacagtgcagcg GGTCATAAAGTACGGCGGTCTTCCCGTGGCTGTATGTATGGCTGTATCGCAGACGCCTGCACACAGCGCGACCCATGCTAGCATGACTTCGTCGGCCGGGAAGACCCGTAGCCCCGACGATATTTTGTATTTCGCCTACGGCAGTAACATGTGGTCGCATCGCATGCATATCTGCAACCCGACGGCCAAGTTTTTCGACACTGCAGTACTCGAG GGCTACTATGTTGGTTTTGTGGACTACTTCAAGAGCTGGCAAGGTGCTGCAGCCATACTGAAAAAGAATGCCGAACGCACCACACATGGTGTTTTATGGACACTTCCGAAGGGAGACATACATAATCTTGACCG GCAGGAGAGAGAGTATGAAGCCGCCGATGTGACAGTGAAGCTGCCATTGGGGGACAAAGTGGTCTGCCGAACATACTTCTATCTTCCCTCAAGGCCCGGAAAGGAAGATATGCCCTCGCTTCTCTACAAAGCCGTCATCGTGGCTGGAGCAATTGAACACAAGCTGCCCGACAGCTATGTGCAAGAACTTATGAAGAACCCCGACAATGGCAAAACACAGGGTAGCAACATTGGGGTGGACATCGACAAGCTCCGGTCATGTGTGAATGGATACCTGACCTTATGA
- the LOC135912748 gene encoding gamma-glutamylcyclotransferase-like isoform X1, protein MRHPFLCCLSAHGQLRNLLRLPGTVGRVIKYGGLPVAVCMAVSQTPAHSATHASMTSSAGKTRSPDDILYFAYGSNMWSHRMHICNPTAKFFDTAVLEGYYVGFVDYFKSWQGAAAILKKNAERTTHGVLWTLPKGDIHNLDRQEREYEAADVTVKLPLGDKVVCRTYFYLPSRPGKEDMPSLLYKAVIVAGAIEHKLPDSYVQELMKNPDNGKTQGSNIGVDIDKLRSCVNGYLTL, encoded by the exons ATGCGTCATCCGTTTCTCTGTTGCCTATCGGCTCACGGTCAGCTGCGGAATCTACTTCGTTTACCCGGTACAGTTGGCAGGGTCATAAAGTACGGCGGTCTTCCCGTGGCTGTATGTATGGCTGTATCGCAGACGCCTGCACACAGCGCGACCCATGCTAGCATGACTTCGTCGGCCGGGAAGACCCGTAGCCCCGACGATATTTTGTATTTCGCCTACGGCAGTAACATGTGGTCGCATCGCATGCATATCTGCAACCCGACGGCCAAGTTTTTCGACACTGCAGTACTCGAG GGCTACTATGTTGGTTTTGTGGACTACTTCAAGAGCTGGCAAGGTGCTGCAGCCATACTGAAAAAGAATGCCGAACGCACCACACATGGTGTTTTATGGACACTTCCGAAGGGAGACATACATAATCTTGACCG GCAGGAGAGAGAGTATGAAGCCGCCGATGTGACAGTGAAGCTGCCATTGGGGGACAAAGTGGTCTGCCGAACATACTTCTATCTTCCCTCAAGGCCCGGAAAGGAAGATATGCCCTCGCTTCTCTACAAAGCCGTCATCGTGGCTGGAGCAATTGAACACAAGCTGCCCGACAGCTATGTGCAAGAACTTATGAAGAACCCCGACAATGGCAAAACACAGGGTAGCAACATTGGGGTGGACATCGACAAGCTCCGGTCATGTGTGAATGGATACCTGACCTTATGA
- the RpL13 gene encoding large ribosomal subunit protein eL13 produces the protein MAPKRNNMVPNGHFHKDWQRYVKTWFNQPMRKKRRHAHRVKRARAIAPRPVKGSLRPVVRCPGFKYNTKQRLGKGFSLDELKAAGIAKRVAKTIGISVDYRRRNKSVESLQQNVQRLKEYRSKLILFPRKASKPGKGDASAEEQKLATQLRGVIMPLKKSAHREKPRVPTEEEKKYSAYVHLRQAKAKARLWGKRAKKAREAAETMEAQAPKKA, from the coding sequence atGGCTCCCAAGAGGAACAATATGGTGCCCAACGGCCACTTCCACAAGGACTGGCAGCGCTACGTGAAGACCTGGTTCAACCAGCCGATGCGCAAGAAACGCCGTCACGCACACCGCGTGAAACGCGCCCGGGCCATCGCACCGAGACCCGTCAAGGGTTCCCTGCGACCCGTCGTCAGGTGTCCGGGTTTCAAGTACAACACGAAACAGCGCCTGGGCAAGGGTTTCTCGCTGGATGAACTGAAGGCCGCGGGCATCGCCAAGAGGGTCGCCAAGACCATCGGCATATCCGTGGACTACAGGCGCCGCAACAAGAGCGTCGAAAGCCTGCAGCAgaacgttcagcgtctcaaggaGTATCGCTCCAAGCTGATCCTGTTCCCGCGCAAGGCTTCGAAGCCAGGCAAGGGTGATGCGTCGGCGGAGGAACAGAAGCTCGCCACCCAGCTGCGCGGCGTCATCATGCCGCTGAAGAAGAGCGCCCACCGTGAAAAGCCTCGTGTCCCcactgaagaagaaaagaagtaCAGCGCCTACGTGCATCTGCGGCAAGCAAAGGCCAAGGCACGCCTCTGGGGCAAGCGGGCGAAGAAGGCTCGCGAGGCAGCGGAGACCATGGAGGCTCAGGCACCTAAGAAGGCCTAG
- the LOC135912747 gene encoding inactive selenide, water dikinase-like protein, translated as MDSSVVPLGDSGFSLVQTIDYFYPSVEDPYIAGKIACANVLSDLYALGVTRCDNMLMVMAVSTKLTEKQRDIVVPLLIKGIKDLAEEAGTRVTGGQTVLNPWPMIGGVASAVCRESEIISPDNAQAGDVLVLTKPLGTQVAVNAHQWLEKPERRAQLDKAGITEDDVRRVYFRAMDCMARLNLTGAQLMHKHGCHGATDVTGFGLLGHAQNLVQVQQCSVGFVIHTLPIIAKVPALLAATGTSFKLMQGYSAETSGGLLMCLPKENAQAYCAEIEQLEGYPAWIIGDVVEGERVARLTDSLRVIEVPSAHKESELW; from the exons ATGGATTCCAGTGTTGTCCCTCTTGGAGACTCTGGGTTTTCCTTGGTTCAAACTATAGACTACTTCTATCCATCTGTTGAAGATCCTTACATAGCT GGCAAGATAGCATGTGCCAATGTGCTCTCTGACCTTTATGCTCTCGGAGTAACTCGGTGTGACAACATGCTGATGGTGATGGCTGTGAGCACCAAGCTTACTGAAAAACAGAGGGACATTGTTGTACCTCTCCTCATCAAGGGAATCAAG GACTTGGCTGAAGAAGCGGGCACTAGGGTCACAGGAGGTCAGACAGTGCTCAATCCGTGGCCCATGATTGGTGGCGTGGCATCAGCAGTCTGTAGGGAATCTGAGATTATCTC GCCAGACAATGCTCAAGCAGGAGATGTGCTGGTGTTGACCAAACCTTTGGGCACCCAGGTAGCTGTGAATGCCCATCAGTGGCTTGAGAAGCCGGAACGTCGCGCTCAACTAGACAAGGCCGGCATCACCGAAGATGATGTTCGGAGAGTCTATTTTCGAGCAATGGACTGCATGGCACGCCTCAATCTTACTG GGGCACAGCTGATGCATAAACACGGGTGCCATGGGGCCACGGATGTGACTGGCTTTGGGTTGCTTGGCCATGCACAGAACTTAGTCCAAGTGCAGCAGTGTTCAGTGGGCTTTGTTATCCACACGTTGCCGATCATTGCCAAGGTCCCTGCCCTGCTGGCCGCCACAGGCACCTCATTCAAGCTCATGCAGGGATACTCGGCTGAGACCTCAG GTGGACTACTCATGTGCCTACCAAAAGAGAATGCTCAAGCGTACTGTGCAGAAATCGAGCAGCTCGAGGGTTATCCAGCTTGGATAATTGGCGATGTCGTTGAAGGGGAACGAGTGGCAAGGTTGACGGACTCTCTACGTGTGATTGAAGTGCCTTCAGCTCACAAAGAATCTGAGTTGTGGTAG